The Niallia alba genome includes a window with the following:
- a CDS encoding IS4 family transposase, whose product MDKITRKTSFGQWFSPINLQLFEETVKTLKLDYYTKKLKTDSFLKLLLFAQLQEVESLHELSDCLFDDQLQKGIDLDSISISQLSRRLNGINPDLFQRLFLDLVAQIHAKTHYTKLIMPLKIIDSSTLPLNLTNHKWAKFRKTKAGVKLHLRLVFMEKGSSYPEKAVLTTAKEHDRGQLEIMVDDKECMYVFDRGYLDYERFDRMTDDGYFFLSRLRKNAVIREVYNFKLPENSAVLSDQMVLIGTTQNRAENYFRLLKVMDSKGNELHLITNRFDLSAEEISEMYKSRWAIELFFKWIKQHLSIKKFYGQSEWAIQNQVFIALIVFCLHVLVQLETRSKRKTLQISRYLRAALWKPAHIWLRKIEGKAIP is encoded by the coding sequence ATGGACAAGATTACACGAAAAACTTCATTTGGACAATGGTTTTCACCAATAAATCTTCAACTTTTTGAAGAAACCGTGAAAACGTTGAAATTAGATTACTATACGAAAAAACTAAAAACAGACTCATTTCTAAAATTACTCCTTTTTGCACAGCTACAAGAAGTCGAAAGTTTGCATGAGCTAAGCGATTGTCTTTTCGACGACCAACTACAAAAAGGCATTGATCTTGATTCAATCAGTATTTCTCAGCTCTCACGCCGATTAAACGGTATAAATCCAGATTTATTTCAAAGGCTTTTCCTTGATTTAGTCGCACAAATTCATGCAAAAACACATTATACAAAGCTTATTATGCCGTTAAAAATCATTGATTCAAGCACATTGCCACTTAATTTGACCAATCATAAATGGGCAAAGTTCCGCAAAACAAAAGCGGGTGTCAAGTTGCATTTGAGACTTGTGTTTATGGAAAAAGGGAGTTCCTATCCTGAAAAGGCTGTTTTAACAACGGCAAAAGAACATGATCGTGGTCAGCTTGAAATCATGGTTGATGATAAAGAATGCATGTATGTGTTTGACCGTGGCTACCTAGATTACGAGCGCTTTGACCGAATGACAGATGATGGTTACTTTTTTCTTTCAAGGCTACGGAAAAACGCAGTCATACGGGAAGTTTATAATTTTAAACTACCCGAGAATTCAGCTGTTTTGTCAGATCAAATGGTGTTGATTGGTACGACTCAAAACCGTGCTGAAAATTACTTTCGTCTTCTAAAAGTGATGGATTCAAAAGGAAATGAACTGCATTTAATTACCAATCGTTTTGATTTGAGTGCCGAAGAAATTTCAGAGATGTACAAATCACGGTGGGCAATTGAGTTGTTCTTTAAATGGATCAAACAGCATCTCAGCATCAAAAAGTTCTACGGTCAAAGTGAATGGGCGATTCAAAACCAAGTGTTTATCGCACTGATTGTTTTTTGCCTACATGTTCTCGTACAACTTGAAACAAGAAGTAAGCGAAAAACCTTACAAATTAGCCGTTATTTAAGGGCTGCATTGTGGAAACCAGCCCATATCTGGCTTCGAAAGATTGAAGGGAAAGCCATCCCTTAA
- a CDS encoding YhcN/YlaJ family sporulation lipoprotein, giving the protein MKVKILFFILILIGMGSGCNGNQNQLDNYNDLSISQVHTSKPIDQSVANHAKEKIITKEEISDVKAVNTNNELLVAIKVRNFNRFRLKNIEKSVKSDLKKMYPDHNVFVSSDKKMFWELENIEQRLKKNDTNEKNLKKDLNKLKSLMKEQT; this is encoded by the coding sequence ATGAAAGTGAAAATATTATTTTTCATTTTAATCCTTATCGGAATGGGTTCAGGGTGTAACGGAAACCAAAATCAGTTAGATAATTATAATGATTTGAGTATTTCACAAGTACATACAAGTAAACCAATTGATCAATCTGTTGCCAATCATGCTAAAGAAAAGATTATCACTAAGGAAGAAATTTCGGATGTAAAGGCTGTGAATACAAATAATGAGCTTTTAGTAGCGATAAAAGTCAGAAATTTCAACCGTTTCCGATTAAAAAATATCGAGAAGTCAGTTAAATCTGACTTAAAAAAAATGTATCCAGATCACAATGTATTTGTTTCGAGTGATAAAAAAATGTTCTGGGAACTTGAAAACATAGAACAGAGACTGAAAAAAAACGATACGAATGAGAAAAACTTAAAAAAGGATTTAAATAAACTGAAAAGTCTAATGAAGGAACAAACATAA
- the spoVAC gene encoding stage V sporulation protein AC has product MSNNQKKQLTPVQQEYQKLQKQREIKRPVVKNCIKAFITGGPICLIGQCISDFYIYFFDFTEQTAGNPTVGTLIFITMLLTGFGVYDRMAQFGGAGTAVPVTGFGNAVISPAIEHRSEGFVLGVGGNMFKLAGAVILFGVFSAFVIALIKTILIQWGGL; this is encoded by the coding sequence ATGTCTAATAATCAAAAGAAACAACTTACTCCTGTGCAACAGGAATACCAAAAATTGCAAAAACAACGAGAGATTAAAAGACCGGTTGTTAAAAATTGTATAAAGGCCTTTATAACTGGTGGTCCTATCTGTCTGATCGGTCAGTGTATTTCTGACTTCTACATTTATTTTTTTGATTTTACTGAGCAAACGGCCGGAAATCCGACAGTGGGTACGTTAATTTTTATTACGATGCTTCTTACTGGTTTTGGTGTATATGATCGAATGGCCCAATTTGGAGGGGCTGGAACAGCTGTACCCGTAACTGGTTTTGGCAATGCGGTCATATCACCTGCCATTGAGCATCGTTCCGAAGGATTTGTACTGGGCGTAGGCGGCAACATGTTTAAATTAGCAGGGGCGGTTATTTTATTTGGTGTTTTTTCTGCTTTTGTCATTGCCCTCATCAAAACCATTTTAATCCAGTGGGGTGGTTTATAA
- the spoVAD gene encoding stage V sporulation protein AD, with protein sequence MLAGHRTWIFEQKPVILSTGTVGGPFEANGAIAEDFDLLHADLWLGQDSYEKAHKVLFEEACQKAMEKGGIQKDQVQFILAGDLINQITPTSFASRTIGAPYFGLFGACSTSMEGLALGAYIVNTKGAKYLLTGASSHDTAVEKQFRYPTEYGGQKPPTAQWTVTGAGAALLCDSGEGPRVTSATIGRVIDMGLTDPFNMGGAMAPAAVDTIEAHLKERNIEPSYYDLIVTGDLGQIGQEVSMDLFKKHGIPISEEKYQDCGLMIYREGQPVLAGASGAGCSATVVYGHLLNRMKKGEFKKMLVVATGALLSPLSFQQNETIPCIAHAVSIEYGGE encoded by the coding sequence ATGCTTGCAGGTCATCGTACATGGATTTTTGAACAAAAACCAGTGATACTTTCAACTGGAACAGTTGGAGGACCATTTGAAGCAAACGGAGCGATCGCAGAAGATTTCGATCTCCTTCATGCTGATTTATGGCTTGGACAGGATTCCTATGAAAAGGCACATAAAGTCCTTTTTGAAGAAGCCTGTCAAAAAGCCATGGAAAAAGGGGGCATCCAAAAAGATCAAGTTCAATTTATCCTAGCTGGGGATCTGATCAACCAGATAACTCCGACAAGTTTTGCTAGTCGAACAATTGGAGCTCCGTATTTTGGTTTATTCGGTGCCTGCTCTACGTCTATGGAAGGACTGGCTCTAGGTGCTTATATTGTGAATACGAAAGGAGCGAAATATTTATTAACAGGAGCATCTAGTCATGATACAGCTGTTGAAAAACAATTTCGTTATCCAACTGAGTACGGCGGTCAAAAACCACCTACTGCACAATGGACTGTTACTGGTGCAGGTGCCGCCCTTTTATGTGATTCTGGGGAAGGACCTCGTGTCACTTCTGCCACAATTGGACGTGTGATTGATATGGGCTTAACAGATCCATTTAATATGGGAGGAGCAATGGCGCCAGCTGCGGTTGATACCATTGAAGCCCATTTAAAGGAACGAAATATTGAGCCATCTTATTACGATTTAATTGTAACCGGGGACCTGGGCCAGATTGGACAGGAAGTTTCCATGGATCTATTTAAAAAGCACGGAATCCCTATTAGTGAAGAAAAATACCAAGATTGTGGTCTTATGATTTATCGGGAGGGACAACCTGTTTTAGCAGGAGCAAGTGGTGCAGGCTGTTCAGCAACGGTCGTTTATGGTCATTTATTAAACCGCATGAAAAAAGGAGAATTTAAAAAAATGTTAGTCGTAGCTACAGGTGCTCTACTCTCACCATTGTCCTTTCAGCAAAATGAAACCATTCCTTGTATTGCCCATGCAGTGTCGATTGAATACGGAGGTGAATAA
- the spoVAE gene encoding stage V sporulation protein AE, which produces MIYFWAFTVGGLICIIGQIMFDVFKLTPGHTLSTLVVMGAILDGFGLYEPLIDFAGAGATVPITSFGNSLVHGAMQEAEKHGLVGVMTGMFEVTSSGISAAIVFGMLGALIFKPKG; this is translated from the coding sequence ATGATCTATTTTTGGGCTTTTACAGTAGGCGGTTTGATTTGTATCATTGGGCAAATTATGTTTGATGTATTCAAACTTACACCGGGACATACGTTAAGTACCCTTGTAGTGATGGGTGCTATTTTAGATGGGTTTGGTTTATATGAACCCTTGATTGATTTTGCTGGGGCTGGGGCAACAGTACCTATTACAAGCTTTGGGAATTCTCTTGTACATGGTGCGATGCAAGAAGCCGAAAAACATGGGTTAGTGGGTGTGATGACAGGAATGTTCGAAGTAACTAGTTCTGGTATTTCAGCTGCCATTGTTTTCGGCATGTTAGGAGCTTTAATTTTTAAACCAAAAGGATAA
- a CDS encoding DUF1657 domain-containing protein, producing the protein MTVGSDVKQCFSSLKGVEASLSSLALRTLDDKSKRTLHETMMVVHEVTKDLKKRVGELEGEELQYKGF; encoded by the coding sequence ATGACAGTAGGTTCAGATGTTAAACAGTGTTTTTCCAGTCTAAAAGGGGTAGAAGCAAGTCTTTCGAGCTTAGCCTTACGGACTCTTGATGATAAATCGAAGCGAACTTTACATGAGACTATGATGGTCGTACACGAAGTAACAAAAGATTTAAAAAAAAGAGTCGGAGAGTTAGAAGGAGAGGAACTTCAGTACAAGGGTTTCTAG
- a CDS encoding DUF421 domain-containing protein: MPEWLDIAVRSAFFVVVLFFITKWLGKKQISELSFFEYVTGISIGSIGAEVAMGLERNIFHGVIGIVIFAAIPFFAGLISLKSKGFRNFIEGKATVFIKDGKIMEDNLKKERYTTDELLELLRKKDGYQVADVEFAVLEATGDLSVMLKKENQPLTAKDLNLSIPSIKEPQTVIMDGVIMDEPLATIGRSRAWLHSELDKLGVTVENVFLGQINSFGELTVDLFDDKLQVPSPQERPLILSTMKKCQADLELFALGTESNEAKQMYGLNSEKLQKAIDKVTPILKG; the protein is encoded by the coding sequence GTGCCTGAATGGTTAGATATAGCTGTACGATCAGCATTCTTTGTTGTTGTTTTATTTTTCATTACAAAGTGGTTAGGGAAAAAGCAAATTTCTGAACTATCTTTCTTTGAATATGTCACCGGTATTTCAATTGGAAGTATTGGAGCAGAAGTAGCTATGGGACTTGAACGGAATATTTTTCACGGAGTCATTGGAATAGTCATCTTTGCTGCTATCCCCTTTTTCGCTGGTTTAATTTCCTTAAAAAGCAAAGGTTTTCGTAATTTTATAGAAGGGAAAGCAACTGTATTTATCAAAGATGGAAAAATCATGGAAGATAATTTGAAAAAAGAAAGATACACGACAGATGAATTGTTAGAATTACTTCGTAAGAAGGATGGTTATCAGGTAGCTGATGTAGAATTTGCTGTATTAGAGGCAACGGGAGATTTATCCGTCATGTTAAAAAAGGAGAACCAACCTTTAACAGCAAAGGATTTAAACTTATCCATTCCTTCTATCAAAGAGCCTCAAACTGTCATTATGGATGGGGTCATAATGGATGAACCACTAGCTACAATTGGAAGAAGTCGTGCATGGTTACATTCAGAGTTAGATAAACTAGGGGTTACGGTTGAAAATGTATTTCTTGGACAAATTAATTCTTTTGGAGAGCTAACGGTTGACCTTTTTGATGATAAGTTGCAAGTACCATCTCCTCAAGAAAGACCTTTAATTCTTTCAACTATGAAAAAATGTCAGGCCGATTTAGAACTATTTGCTCTTGGAACGGAATCAAATGAAGCTAAACAAATGTATGGGTTAAATAGCGAAAAGTTACAAAAAGCTATCGACAAAGTAACCCCTATTTTAAAAGGTTAA